The following coding sequences are from one Candidatus Binatia bacterium window:
- a CDS encoding DUF1844 domain-containing protein has product MSNEEERQEKRGFKVEDRRRFSAAGEVRPEPQAGSAEPPAARQEPVATAGTATSAPAAERREAPPLPLMFSTFILSLSTQALAHLGEIPNPIDGRIVTDLLAAKQMIDILGILKEKTKGNLDSSESGLLDSVLYDLRLNYVERVRSRS; this is encoded by the coding sequence ATGAGCAACGAAGAGGAACGGCAAGAGAAACGAGGGTTCAAGGTGGAAGACCGGCGTCGGTTTTCCGCAGCCGGGGAGGTGCGTCCGGAGCCGCAGGCGGGATCGGCTGAACCCCCGGCGGCGCGCCAAGAGCCGGTGGCAACTGCGGGCACCGCCACGTCGGCACCCGCGGCCGAGCGGCGAGAGGCGCCGCCCCTGCCGCTGATGTTCTCCACGTTCATTCTCAGCTTGAGCACGCAGGCGCTGGCCCATTTGGGTGAGATTCCCAACCCCATCGATGGTAGGATCGTCACCGATTTGTTAGCTGCCAAGCAGATGATCGATATTCTCGGTATCCTCAAGGAAAAAACCAAAGGCAATCTCGATAGCTCGGAGTCGGGTCTGCTAGACAGCGTCCTGTATGATCTGCGCTTGAATTACGTGGAGCGTGTGCGCAGTCGTTCGTGA
- the htpX gene encoding zinc metalloprotease HtpX, giving the protein MSNTLKTTLLLGLLTGIIVWFGGFLGGSQGLVVAFVFAAVMNLGSYWFSDKIVLAMYRARPVDMNEAPDLYRIVQNLTTRAGMPMPKLYVIPSEAANAFATGRSPEHAAVAVTEGIMRLLSSDELEGVLAHEISHVRNRDILISSVAATLAGAIMMLANMARWGAMFGGLSRDEREEGGGLIGLLVMSIVAPLAAMVIQLAISRSREYQADASGAQLLHSGESLAKALEKLESASQRLPMDASPQTAHLFIVNPLSGRSLANLFSTHPPLDERIRRLRAMHV; this is encoded by the coding sequence ATGTCTAACACGCTGAAAACCACGCTGCTGTTGGGGTTGCTGACCGGTATCATTGTGTGGTTCGGCGGGTTCCTCGGCGGATCACAGGGGTTGGTGGTGGCCTTCGTCTTCGCGGCGGTCATGAATTTGGGCAGCTATTGGTTCTCGGACAAGATCGTCCTGGCGATGTACCGAGCCCGGCCCGTGGACATGAACGAAGCGCCGGACCTCTATCGGATCGTCCAGAACCTGACTACGCGCGCCGGCATGCCGATGCCGAAGCTGTATGTGATTCCGAGCGAGGCGGCCAATGCGTTTGCGACCGGCCGCAGTCCGGAACATGCTGCGGTGGCGGTGACCGAGGGCATCATGCGCTTGTTGTCATCGGATGAACTCGAGGGCGTCCTGGCGCACGAGATCAGCCACGTCCGGAACCGTGACATCCTGATCAGTTCCGTCGCTGCCACTCTGGCGGGCGCCATCATGATGCTGGCGAACATGGCGCGCTGGGGGGCGATGTTCGGTGGCCTCTCGCGGGATGAACGGGAGGAAGGTGGGGGGCTCATCGGCCTGCTGGTGATGTCGATCGTGGCGCCGCTGGCGGCGATGGTCATCCAGCTTGCGATCTCGCGGTCACGCGAATACCAGGCCGATGCCAGCGGGGCTCAACTGTTGCACAGCGGTGAGAGTCTCGCCAAAGCACTGGAGAAGCTCGAGTCTGCTTCACAGCGCCTGCCGATGGATGCCAGCCCGCAGACCGCGCACCTGTTCATTGTCAACCCGCTCAGTGGGCGCTCGCTGGCCAACTTGTTCAGCACGCATCCACCGCTCGATGAGCGCATCCGGCGATTGCGCGCCATGCATGTGTGA